The Bacillus sp. Y1 genome includes the window TTTAACTACTTTAAGCAATTATTCGCGCAAGTAACGAATCCACCGATTGACGCGATTCGTGAAGCAATTGTTACATCAACGGTTTCTTATTTAGGAGCAGAAGGGAATTTGCTTCATCCATCAGCAGAAAATTGCCGTCGCATTCAGTTAGAAACACCGATTTTAACAAACAGCCAGCTAGAAACCTTAAAAAATGGTAAAGAGTTCAAAAGTGCTGTCATTGAAAGTGTGTTCCAAGACGATCTGGAAAGCAGTTTGAACAACCTTTGTCGTCAAGCAGAAGAAGCGATTGCAGATGGAGCGAGTTTACTGATTCTATCTGACCGTCATATTAATGAAACAACGATTGCGATTCCATCTTTACTAGCAGTGAGTACCCTTCATCAGCATTTGATTCGTGAAGGATTACGAACAAAGGCAAGTATTATTGTGGAATCTGGAGAAGTAAGAGAAGTTCATCACTTTGCTGTATTGCTTGGATACGGTGTGGATGCGATCAACCCTTATCTAGCGTTCTCGATTTATCAGCAAGCTGTTTCTGAAGGCACATTACCATACACGTATCAAGAAGCGGTGAAAAAGTACATCGTTTCTATGAATGAAGGCGTTGTGAAGGTTATGTCAAAAATGGGGATTTCAACGGTACAAAGTTACCGTGGCGCTCAAATTTTTGAAGCGGTTGGAATCAGCTCTGATGTGATCGACCGTTATTTCACGGGAACTGTTTCACAGCTTGGAGGAATTGGGTTAGACACGATCGCTGAAGAAGCGAAGCTGCGTCACGCGGAAGCTTACTCTCCATTATCTGACCATACGTTAGAGTCCGGCAGTAACTTCCAATGGAGACATGACGGCGAACACCATGCCTTTAATCCAGGAACGATTCATACGTTGCAATGGGCTTGCCGTAACGGTGATTATGAATTATTTAAAAAATATTCTACACTTGCCAATGAAGAAAGACTCGGCTTTTTACGTAACTTATTCTCTTTCAATGGTTCAAGACAACCGTTACCAATTGAAGAAGTAGAAAGCGTGGATTCAATCGTTCGCCGCTTTAAGACAGGTGCGATGAGCTTTGGATCAATTAGTAAGGAAGCACACGAAACATTAGCTATTGCCATGAACCGTTTAGGTGGAAAAAGCAATAGCGGTGAAGGTGGAGAAGACGCTAGCCGATTTGTTCTTGATGAAAATGGTGACAACCGTGGAAGTAGGATTAAGCAAATCGCTTCTGGTCGATTTGGTGTGAAAAGTCATTACCTTGTGAACGCTGAAGAGCTGCAAATTAAAATGGCTCAAGGAGCGAAGCCTGGTGAAGGCGGACAGTTAATGGGGAAAAAGGTGTATCCATGGGTAGCAGATGTTCGTGGTTCAACACCTGGTGTTAGCTTAATTTCACCTCCACCACATCATGACATCTACTCGATTGAAGATTTGGCCCAGCTAATTCATGATTTGAAAAATGCCAATCGTCAAGCGCGAATCAGCGTGAAGCTTGTATCGAAGGGCGGAGTTGGAACGATTGCTGCTGGTGTAGCAAAAGCTGTAGCTGACGTAATCGTGATTAGCGGATACGACGGTGGAACAGGTGCGTCACCAAAAACAAGTATTCAGCACGCTGGATTACCTTGGGAACTTGGTTTAGCAGAGGCACATCAAACGCTAATGCTTAACGGATTACGCGACCGTGTGGTTCTTGAGACAGACGGAAAATTAATGACTGGTAAAGACGTAGTCATGGCGGCATTATTAGGTGCTGAGGAATTCGGCTTTGCTACTGCACCATTAGTAGTTCTTGGCTGTGTCATGATGCGTGTGTGTCATTTGGATACATGTCCAGTAGGGATTGCGACTCAAAATCCAGAGCTTCGTAAAAAGTTCACAGGCGAAGCAGATTATATCGTGAACTACATGCGCTTTGTGGCACAAGAAGTTCGTGAGATGATGGCGGAGCTTGGCTTTAGATCGGTGGAAGAAATGGTTGGACGTACCGATGTATTAACGGTAAGTGAACGTGCAAAATCACACTGGAAGGCGCAACATTTAGATTTAACAGCATTGCTGCACAAGCCTGAAGGAGCAACAACCTTTAAACACCCTCAAAATCATCGAATTGACGAAAGTCTTGATATAAAGCATATCCTACCGGCTGTTCAAAAAGCATTAGAAGACGGAACACCTGTAGAAGCAAGCTTCCCGATTACAAACGTGAATCGTGTAGCGGGTACGATTGTTGGAAGTGAAATCTCGAAACGTTATGGTGAAGTTGGTCTTCCAGAGGATACGATTTCGTTAAAGTTTAACGGATCAGCTGGTCAAAGCTTTGGTGCGTTTGTACCTAAGGGAATGACACTTGAATTAACGGGTGACGCGAACGATTATGTTGGAAAAGGACTTTCTGGCGGAAAAATCATCGTGAAAGCTGATGAACATACAAAGATCGCTTCAGGCGAGAATGTCATCGCAGGAAATGTTGCCTTCATTGGAGCTACCAGCGGTGAAGCGTATATTAACGGACGTGCCGGAGAACGTTTTGCTGTTCGTAATAGTGGCGTACATGTAGTGGTTGAAGGAATTGGTGACCATGGCTGTGAATATATGACAGGTGGACGCGTCGTTATTTTAGGGGATGTAGGGAAAAACTTCGGAGCTGGAATGTCTGGTGGAATTGCCTATGTTTATACAGAGGACGAGAAAGCATTTAAGAATCTAACCAACCAAGAAATGATTGAATTTGAAGCAGTATCCTCTCCTACTGAAGAGGATGAGCTAAAAACATTAATACAAAACCATTACCGCTACACAGAGAGTGTGAAGGCGAGTTGTATTCTAGAAGACTGGGCAAAATGTGTCAGAAAATTTGTCAAAGTCATTCCAAAAGATTACAAACGAATGATCACTTTGATCGACGAGCAAAAACTAGCAGGATTATCGGAAGAAGAAGCCGTCATGAGCGCCTTTATAGCGAATTCCGGAGCAACAACAAAACCATCGAAACAGCAGGAAGCTGCCATCCGCTAAGAAAGGGGAGTAAAAAACATGGGAAAAGCAACAGGATTTATGGAATATGCTCGTGAAAAAGCAGCAGAAAGAGATCCATTACAAAGACTAAATGATTGGAAAGAACATAAACTTCCTATTTCTGATGAGAAATTAAGTACACAGGGGGCGCGGTGTATGGACTGCGCCACTCCCTTCTGTCATATCGGTATGGAAATTGGGGGAGCTACTTCTGGGTGTCCGATTCATAACTTGATTCCTGAGTGGAATGATCTTGTGTATAAAGGCCGTTGGAAAGAAGCTCTAGATCGCTTGTTAAAAACCAATAATTTCCCAGAGTTTACAGGGAGAGTATGTCCGGCACCTTGTGAAGGTTCTTGTACTGTGGCCCTTTACGACCCGGCAGTTACGATCAAAAATATTGAACAAGCGATTATCGATAAAGGCTTTGAAAACGGGTGGATTACACCGCGAATTCCTGCTTCACGCTCTGGGAAGAAAGTGGCGATCATCGGTTCTGGCCCTGCCGGTTTAGCAGCAGCGGACCAACTGAATCAAGCCGGTCACTCGGTTACTGTGTTTGAACGTGCCGACCGTCCAGGAGGCTTGCTCATGTACGGAATTCCAAACATGAAGCTTGAAAAAGAAGTGGTTGAACGCCGCATTCGTTTATTAACGCAAGAAGGAATCGACTTCGTGATAAATACAGAAGTGGGCAAGGATATTCAAGCTTCTGAACTTCAAGAACAATTCGATTCGGTCATCCTTTGTACAGGGGCGCAAAGACAACGTGATTTAGTGATTGAAGGCCGTGAAGCAAAGGGTATTCACTTTGCGATGGATTATTTAACTCTATCAACGAAAAGTCTATTAGATTCGAATTTTGAAGATGGGAACTTCATCGACGTGGAAGGCAAAGATGTGATCGTAATCGGTGGCGGAGACACAGGTGCTGACTGTGTGGCAACCGCTCTTCGTCAAAAATGCCGCAGCGTTGTTCAGTTCGGGAAACATCCACAATTGCCAGCACAACGTACGTCTGATAACTTATGGCCTGCATATCCAAATGTGTTTACCATGGATTATGCGTATAAGGAAGCAGAAGCGAAATTTGGAGAAGATCCTCGTCAATACTCGATTCAAACAAAGAAGATCGTTTCCGATGAGAATGGGAATTTGAAAGAGCTTCACACAATCCAAATGGAAAAACTAAAAGATGAAAACGGACGTTTTTACTTTAAAGAAATTCCAGGCACGGAAAAAGTATGGCCAGCTCAGTTTGTGTTTATCGCGATTGGCTTTGAGGGAACAGAGATGCCTCTGTTAAGCCAATTCGGAGTAGAATCAGTTAATCAAAAGATTAAAGCTACTAAAGGTGATTACAAAACAAACGTAGAAGGCGTGTTCGCTGCTGGCGATGCAAGAAGAGGACAAAGCCTGATCGTTTGGGCGATCAACGAAGGTAGAGAAGTGGCAACCGAAGTTCACAAATACTTGATGGTGTAATATCAAACAAATGTAGGCTGCTTTGGCAGCCTATTTTTTTCTATAATTCCTGTAATCCGTTAATCCATTAAACTACTTATTCCTTGCATTACGGAATACGTTTATGTTAAAAATAACAAATGGGCAATTCAAGAATTGCTAGAACATGATTAATAGAGGTACATCATATGAACAAAACAGATTTAATCTACTCAATAGCTAAAAAATGTGACTTACCAAAAAAACACTCAAGAAAAGTAGTAGACATTATTATAGATAGCATATCAACTTCATTAGCAGGTGGCGATCAGGTACAATTATTTGGTTTCGGAAACTTTGAAACGCGTGAACGAGCGGAGAGAAAAGGGAGAAACCCGAAAACGGGGGAAGAGATAACGATTCCAGCTACTAAATATGCCGTGTTTAACCCCTGTAAAGAGTTGAAAGATGCCTTGAAATAGGGCATTTCATAAAAGTAACCTCATAGGAAAACGCTGCTGACTTTGATTTCAGCAGCGTTTTTTATTTATTGAAAGACTTCCACATAATATTTTTCGTGTCTTCAATGAGTGAAAAAAGAGTTTTTACGCCCAACAAAAACATATTGACAAATAATTCTAAACATTCTAAAATCAACCTTGTAATCGATTACATTTATCTTCAACCTATCAACTATACTGAAAGTGGGAAGTATCATGGCAAATATTCAACAGGTAGCGAAAACTGCGGGTGTGTCAGTGGCTACGGTTTCCAGGGTACTTAACAAGGCTACGTCAGTAACTCCAGAAACTAGACTGAAAGTGGAACAGGCGATCAAGGCTCTTAACTATGAACCTAGTATGCTAGGTAGAAATTTAAGGAACTCTGAAAGTCGGCTTTTACTTGTTCTAATCCCCAGTATCTCCAATCCTTTTTACACAGAAATTATCAATGGGATCCAGAATATCGCAATTGCTAATCTTTACAATATTCTCCTTTGCGAAACCGATTCTAATCCGGAACGAGAGAACATTTATTTTCACATGGTCAAAAATAAAGTGGCCGATGGCGTGATTTCCATGGATCCTACCGTCAATATGCAAAAGCTGAACGAACTAGCTGAGAATCATTCCGTGATTTTATGCAGTGAGTATGAAGAAGGTGGTTGTATTCCATACGTCACGATTGATAACGAATTAGCTGCTTATCATGCCGTGAAGCATTTAATTCAATTGGGTATGGACCAAGTGGCGTTAATCAATTCAGATGAAAAATTCTTATATGCTCGTCAACGTAGAAATGGATATGAAAGAGCGTTAAAAGAGTTTCAGCTCCCAATTCGTGAAGAATGGATCTATAACACGGATCAGCTCGACTTTCAACACGGTGTGCAAGCCATGAGACGGTTGCTTCAATTAGAAGAAAGACCCACCGCGGTGTTCGCAGTTTCTGACACCTTAGCCATCGGTGCATTAAAAGAGTTAAACACAAGTGGTTTGCGTGTTCCCGAGGAGATAGCAGTGGTAGGCTTTGATAAGATTAGTTTTTCTAACATGACCAATCCCACTCTAACGACGGTTTCTCAGCCCATGTATCAAATGGGGTGTACGGCAGCCACCATGTTGATTAATCAGATCAAGGGCAACAAAGTGGAGAGTATCATTTTGGAGCATGAATTAATTATACGAGAATCCACAATGGGATAAAGGGGCTCATACGTGGTGTTAGAAACAAAAAGGAGGGACAAAATTGGGGATAAAAGTAGGGATTATTGGCTGCGGGTCCATTGCTAAATACCGACATGCACCAGAGTATCAAGCCAATCCGCATGTGGATGAAATCATCTTCTTTGATCGTAATCTGGAAAGAGCGAAAGCGCTCGCTCTCAAATTTGGAGGTCGTGCGGTAGAAAGAGTCGAGGAGCTATACAACGATACAACCATTATAGCCATCAGCGATTGTTCCTCCAATGAAACCCATCATATCCACTCTACTCAAGCCTTGTTAAATGGAAAGCATGTGTTATGTGAAAAACCGTTAGCGATTTCTGTAAAAGAAGCGGAGAAAATACTCGAGGCCGAGCGAAAAACGGGAAAGAAATTAATGGTTGGCCATAATCAAAGATTCACAAAAGCTCACCAAAAAGCAAAGGAGATGATTGATAAAAAGGAATTAGGAGAGGTGTTAACCTTTCAAACCACCTTTGGTCATCAAGGACCCGAAACTTGGGGAGTAGACAAATCCAATGCCACCTGGTTTTTTAAAAAAGATCGGTCCCACTCGGGGGTAGTAGGCGATTTAGGTATTCATAAAATTGATTTAATTCATTACCTTTTATCCGATGAAATCGATGAAATACGTGGCTTTCATGGGTCACTTGATAAAGTAAACGAATCTGGTCAGCCTATCGAAGTATGTGACAATGCCGTTTGTGTAATGAAGACAAAAAAAGGTCGGTTAGGTACCGCGTTATTTTCTTGGACGAATTACGGATCCGAAGATAATTCTACGACCATCTACTGTCAAAAAGGGATTATGAAGCTCTACCAACATCCGAAATATCAGTTGATCCTTGAAACAAAGGACGGGGAGGTGAGGAGATATGAACTCGAACCGATCCAGACCAATGACAACCAAACCAATAGCGGAGTCATAAATTCCTTTATCGAAGCCATTATTAAGGATAAAGAACCATTGGTTACCGGCCAACAAGCGCTTGCCACATTAAGAGTTATTGAGAAACTACTTAGCTCTTAATACAATCATCTACTTAATATTCCCACCAAATATACTTTTTATCTATCACACCAAATATCAATACTATATAAGTAAATTCGGAACAAACTTTTATACTATTTTTGTAAACGATTTCATACTCTGGTTATAGGTATATGTTATCGCTTGTGTCAGATTTAGTAGTCATCCATTACCTAGTAGACGGGAGGGTGGATATGTTACAACAGCTAACCATTAATTCGAATACGTACCATGGTTTTTCACTAGAGGACGCGGTGGTTGGAGCAAGGAAAGCAGGATTTACACAAATCGAGTTAGCAGCGGTGAAAGACCATACGGCACATGTGATACCGGACATGTCGAGGAAACAGCTAGAAGAGATTAAGTTCTTACTGAAGACCAACGGAATGACATGTGTAGGAATTGGCGCACATAGCAACGTGATGACCGAAGAAGGAAGAGAAAATCTAATAAGAAGCATTGACTTAGCCGTGGAATTGGATTGTAAATATATCATTACCGCAACAGGGGACGCACATAACGATACAGATAAAATTGAGGATGAAGAGGCTCTAGCTAAGAACCTGGAACCATTGATTGAAAAATGTGAGAAGAGAAATAAGATGCTTCTCCTTGAAACACACGGAAATAATTATGCAACAGGTGGTTCTCTAAAAAAACTCGCTCAAAAGTTAAATAATCGCGTGAAAATCAATTATGATACGGCGAATGTCCTATTTTACGCGAATATTCTTCCCTATGAGGACTTAGAGGCTTCTGTTGAGTACGTTGAATTTATTCATTTAAAAGATAAACTGGGTTCTTATCAAGAATGGAACTTTCCAGCGATTGGGGACGGATTTTTGGACTTTCCAAGATTATTTCGCACACTTAAACAAGCAAATTATCAAGGTCCGATTAGTGTGGAAATTGAATTTACTCCGTCAGGACCCACAGACCTAGACGAAGTCAACGAAAGTGTCATCAAGTCTTTCAACTATCTTTCAAACATTTTTAAAGAGTAAGAGGTTGAAAGGAGGAACTATGAAGAATATCGGACTTGTAGGGTTGGGGTTCATTGGGAAAACACATCTAGAAGCGTATCAGCATATGGAGAATGCAGAGGTAAAGGCCATTTACACGCGAAAGGGAGGGGATAACGATGGTGTAGCTACAACGTATCCCTTTGTGGAAGAATACGAGGACTTACTAGCTAATAAAGATATTGATATTGTTGACATTTGCTTACCCACATTTTTACATGAAGAATACATCCTAAAGGCAGCAAATGCCGGAAAGCATATCATTTGCGAAAAGCCGCTCACGTTAACCGTTGACTCAGCCCTTCGGATCTTACAAGAAGTCAACAGAAAACAAGTAAGGTTATTTGTTGGCAATGTGCTTCGGTTTTGGTCAGAATACGAACTCATCAAATCCTACAGCGAAAGTGACCTTTTAAAAGATATCGAACTGGTTCATGCCAAACGTTTAGGGCAAGTACCTGCATGGAGCAACTGGTTTCAATTCCCGAAAAAAAGTGGCGGTGCACTATTTGATCTACATATCCATGACATCGATTTTGTTTCTTATCTATTAGGGAAAGTAGAATCGGTTTATGCCGTTGGAACGAAGAACAGCTATGGTGCATGGGACCATGTGATGACGACTCTTACGTTTCAAAATCAAAGCAAGGCTTTTGTGGAAGCTTCTCAAAGAATGCCAAATGGCTACCCCTTTACCATGTCCTTTCGGGCACAAACCAGTCAAAGTGTACTAGATCTTCATATCAAGGCTGGTGAAAATATTGAACACAGAAATAACAGCGACCATCAGTTTTGGTATTACACCCATCAGAAGAAAGTACCGGTTACACTAAATTCTAGCGATGCCTTTCAGAAGGAACTCTCTTACTTTGTAAATTGTATAGAAAAAGGGGAAGAGAACCATGTCATACCAAATGAAGAGGTGTTATATACACTACAGTTACTAGAGGCGATTGAACGTTCCTTGGAAACAAAAAGTGTAATTAGGCTATAAAATTTTTATGAAGGCGATTGTTTGTCAGTCTATTGATTCCAAGTTAACCATTTTAAGGAGGTAATTTGATATGAAAAAAGCTTTCAAGCCATTCATGATACTCCTATTAATATTGGTCACTTTTCTCAGTGCATGTGGTGCAGAATCAACGGGTAACAATACCAACACAGATAATGAAAATGATTCCGGTGAAGATAAGAAAAAGATTGGAATTCTCGCACCGGCCGTTACACATGGATGGGTGGCAGCCGTTGCTTATCATGCGGAGGAACGGGCGAAGGAACTTTCGGATGAAATTGAATACCAAATTCAAACGAGTAGCAATGCAGCAGAAATGACTTCTCAACTAGATGATTTAATGACATGGGGGGCTGAGGCAATCGTTGCCTTTCCGCAATGGGAAGGGATGGAAGTACCGATTCAGAGAGCCCTTGACGAGGGGATTGAAGTGATCAACTTTGATATTGCCATTGATGCAGAAGGCGTCTATCGTGTGTCTGGGAACAATGAAGATATGGGAATTCAAGGTGCCAACTATATCGTTGACAAAATTGGGACCGAAGGAAATGTAGTCATCCTGGAAGTTCCGACATCTGGTTCGGTTTCGGAGTTAAGAAAGAAAGGCTTTGTTGAGACCATCGAAAAAATAGCACCTAATCTGAATGTATCTACCTATGCCACACAATTTACACGAGAAGATGGACTAAAGGATTTTGCTGATATCCTCACCAGTAATAAACAAATTGATGCCGTGTATTCTATGGACGACGAAACTTCCATCGGAGTGTTACAAGCGATCAAGGAAGCCGGAAGAACGGATATCAAGGTCGTAACAGGCGGGGGAGGAATGCAGGAGTATTTTAAAATGATGCCAGAAAATAAAGAGATCTGGATTCAATCTGCTCTTTACAGCCCAGCGATGGTAAAAGATGCGGTAGATGTTGCGCTTAAGGTGTTAAAGGGTGAGGAAGTAGAAGAGGTTACGATTATTCCGACAACCATCGTGGATAGAGAAAATTATACCGAGTTCCTTGACGACAAATCTCCGTACTAAGATTTTCGAAGCAAAGAAACTAAGAAAAGAGAGGTTATGGCAGAGCTATAGCCTCTCTTTTCATCAAGAATATGGGTGATGAGATGATCATTAAAATGGAAGAGATTACAAAGTCTTTTGGAAGTAATAAGGTACTCAAACAGGTGACTTTTACAATAGAGGGCGGAGACATTTGTGCCTTGCTCGGTGAAAATGGTGCCGGAAAATCTACACTTATGAATATCCTCGGGGGAGTGCATCAGATGGATTCGGGTACGATCTCCATCGATGGGGAACAAGTGGAGTTTAGTCATCCTAAACAATCTCAAGTAGCGGGAATTGCTTTTATTCATCAAGAGCTCAACCTGATTAATGACCTGCCAATCTATGAAAATATGTTCCTTGGCAGAGAATTACTAACAAAAAGGGGACGTCTAGACCTCGAAAAAATGTATCAAGAAACCCTGAAGATGTTTCAGAAAATGAAGATCGATCTAGACCCAAACACCATGGTTCGTGATCTCGATTCTTCCTATAAACAAATCGTTGAAATATGCCGAGCGATGATGACGAACGCATCAATTATTATCATGGATGAGCCAACCACTTCACTAACGGACCAGGAAACGGAACGCGTGTTTGAAATGATGAAAACACTAAGAGACCACCAGGTGGGCATCATTTTTATCTCACATAAATTAAATGAGGTTATGCAGGTGTGTAATCGATATGTGGTACTAAGAGATGGACATCTGGTCGCAGATGGGAACGTGAGTGAGGTCACAATTCCTAATCTTGCACGCTTAATGGTTGGGCACGAAGTAAGATCAGAGAGCTTAAGAAGAAAGAAACATCTTGGTGATGAGATATTGCGTGTTGAAGGACTTACGAGTGTTCCATTCTTTAAGGATATACACTTTTCCATTAAGGCTGGTGAGATTGTTGGTGTGACCGGGCTCCTTGGTGATGGTCGAAGCGAACTTTTTCAATCCATTTTTGGAGCAAACCACATCACATCCGGACAAATGTTCCTTCATGGGAAGCTAGTAAAAATTACGAGTCCCGCTCAAGCCCTAGAGGAAGGAATTGCGTATCTTCCAAGAAATAGAAAGGAAAACGCCATTCTCAAAGATATGGATATTTTTGAGAATGCCTCCATTGTGACGTGGCCAACCTTCGCTAAACATGGTGTCATAAACATTAAAAAACATGAGAAAACATT containing:
- a CDS encoding sugar ABC transporter ATP-binding protein encodes the protein MIIKMEEITKSFGSNKVLKQVTFTIEGGDICALLGENGAGKSTLMNILGGVHQMDSGTISIDGEQVEFSHPKQSQVAGIAFIHQELNLINDLPIYENMFLGRELLTKRGRLDLEKMYQETLKMFQKMKIDLDPNTMVRDLDSSYKQIVEICRAMMTNASIIIMDEPTTSLTDQETERVFEMMKTLRDHQVGIIFISHKLNEVMQVCNRYVVLRDGHLVADGNVSEVTIPNLARLMVGHEVRSESLRRKKHLGDEILRVEGLTSVPFFKDIHFSIKAGEIVGVTGLLGDGRSELFQSIFGANHITSGQMFLHGKLVKITSPAQALEEGIAYLPRNRKENAILKDMDIFENASIVTWPTFAKHGVINIKKHEKTFAEQRNALKLKMGNLTDNITSLSGGNQQKVVLAKWLAANPKLLILDNPTQGVDVGAKEDIYDIILQLAEQNIAIVVLSSEAQEIMRVCDRSLVMYHGVIQGEVTGEKMNEHNIMTLATGGHLT